The Chloroflexota bacterium nucleotide sequence TGGAGTCTAGCCGAGCGTGAGCTGGCTCGAAATCGCGGTGGCGGCCGACGACGAGGCGGTCGAGGCTGTCGCCGAAGTCCTTCGCCAGCACGGTCACGGAATCGCGATCGAAGAGCCGTTCGTTCAGCCACGGATCGACGAGAGCCCGGAGCGCGACTTCTCGCGTCGACCGACGGTCAAGACCTACATCCCGGATGATGCGGCGGCGCCGGCTTTGCAGCGGACCATCGAAGAGGCGCTCTGGCACCTCGGGCAGATCCGCCAGGTTGAGCCGCTTCCCGTTCGACGGCTGGCGGAGGAGGACTGGGCACACGCATGGAAAGCGTATTTCCCGGTCTTGCGTATTGGGAAGCGAACAGTCGTCGTGCCGGCCTGGCGCCGCCACCGCAGGGCCCCCGGCGAGATCACCGTCCGCCTCGATCCGGGCCTGGCCTTTGGAACCGGCATGCACCCGACGACTCGGCTCTGCCTCATCCTTGCCGAGGATACCGTCGGGACGAAGACGCGCGTCCTTGACGTGGGGTGTGGCTCCGGGATCCTTTCCATCGCGGCGGCGCGCCTGGGCGCTCCGTCGGTGACGGCCATCGACGTGGATCCGGTCGCCGTGGGCGCCTCGCGCGCGACTGTTCGCCTCAATCGACTGTCGCGCCGCATCCGTGTTCTCGAGGGCGCGCCGTCGGATCTGCTCAGCAGACGCGGCGCCGCCGGCTCGTTCGACGTCGTGCTGGCCAACATTACGGCCCGGGTCAACAGCAGCCTC carries:
- the prmA gene encoding 50S ribosomal protein L11 methyltransferase, whose amino-acid sequence is MSWLEIAVAADDEAVEAVAEVLRQHGHGIAIEEPFVQPRIDESPERDFSRRPTVKTYIPDDAAAPALQRTIEEALWHLGQIRQVEPLPVRRLAEEDWAHAWKAYFPVLRIGKRTVVVPAWRRHRRAPGEITVRLDPGLAFGTGMHPTTRLCLILAEDTVGTKTRVLDVGCGSGILSIAAARLGAPSVTAIDVDPVAVGASRATVRLNRLSRRIRVLEGAPSDLLSRRGAAGSFDVVLANITARVNSSLASAYAALLSPGGSLIASGILAEAQSMVSGAFADVGFSVHDVRKDGDWVAILARAPDGARR